The Pirellulaceae bacterium DNA segment GCCCAAGTCGGAACGACTTGGATTGAGCTTCACTACGGGGTTGAAACCTTCCGTACATCGCGAATTTCGTCTTCATTTTCTGCAGAATGCGGACGCGGCCGTGCATGCTCACTTGGCGTCGCAAGGAATCGATCTTGTCACGGCAATGTAGCTGGAGATGAGTCGAGCAACGCAATGATGCGGAGTGGCCCGCCGGTCCCGGTTCGAATTTTCATCGGTAAGGCAATAATGTTGAAGCCTTCCAGTGGTAATTCGTCTAGGTTCGCCACGTTTTCAAAAGCTGGAATGTTTTTTTCAAAAAGTGTTACGTGGCTACCAAAACTTGTCGATTGACCATGGTCGATGCTGGCTGTGTCAATTCCGATCGCCTTGATCATGCGATTTTCAACCAACCACTTCGCCGCGTCAGGTGAAAGTCCAGGAAAGTGAAGTTGGCGAACAGCCTCTTCACCCCGAATGGCTGTTCCTAGATATTTCTCGCGATCAGGCCAATGACGGCCGAATCCGGTCCGAAGTAACACAATCACATCTACCAATTGTCGCTCGTGGGTCGTTTCCCACTTTCTAAAGTCATTGATCCCAATTTGATAATCTCGGTCGTTTTTGCATGCCTCCGTGACATCGATGATCACCGCATCGCCAATGAGGCGATGCAACGGGATCTCATCCACTGTCTTACCCCCTGCAAAGAAATGGATCGGCGCATCGATATGAGTTCCCCCGTGCTCAGCCAAGCGGAATCGATTGGCGGCGTAAAAATATCCGGTTTGCGTAAACCCTGCGGGCCCTTGTTCCAGTTGAAATCCTTCCTCGGTTGGCCAGAAGATCGTGTTTTCATCAAAAGAATGGGTAAGATCAATCATTGTGGCTGCTGCCAATGGCGCACTTGGATTTGCAGGCACAAGAGTTGTGGTTGAACCTATTTCCGGTTTCAGGGGCGACATTTCCCCGAAATCTTTCGGTTCGCGACAACCGATCGACAGCAGAAGACCGATGACAATGGGAAGGGCTTTGTGAAGGTTGGAGTGAGTGGTTATCATCTCGCAAGGTTTCCGGAAATATTAGTTCGAGTCAATTGAAACGCCTCTCAGCGAAGTACGACGCATGAAGGAAGTGTTTTTTACCGCGGCGATCATGGGGTTGGGCCTGTTCGTACTGGGCGGGATTCTCTACCTATTTGTTCGTGGCTTGTATGCCGTCATCCGAGATTGGCAACTCAATCGTGAGCTGGAAACGCTGCGACGCGAATCGATCGAACGGCGCAAAAACTCACCAAAGCAAGTACCCGCTAGCCAATCTCTCTCTGATCTTACCGCAACTGAGCAGACGATTGCCAGCGACGAACAAAACGCACCTCGCGAAACGCTCACCTTTGATCTCCCGCCTGGGTTGAGCTTTGAGCAACCCGTTTCCGCTCAGGATGAGAACGATCCAACGCGTGTGACGGATTTGAAAGGATCGGAAGCCGGTCCGCTGAATTTTGACGTTAGCCCGCCTCAGACTGATGGCAAAACGGAACATGAAATAACTCCCCTAGAGAAGGAACCGAGCGATGACTTGCGCGGTAGCGAAAACGAAGCCGCTTCAGGTCATCTAAGGGACGTGGGAAATGATCCGCACGCAGACGGCGGGGAATCGACACCCTCGAGCGATTCGACCGACTCAAGCCAGGAAATCGAGGATCAGTATTCACCTGAAGTAACGCGCGGGCAGTTTGTCGACTCCGACGTGATACCAGGTGACGCCGTTGCGGAACGGTCCGAAACCGCTGAATTCCCGAGAGATGAAGCGTCCGCGGATCAAGCCCGTAAGGGGGA contains these protein-coding regions:
- a CDS encoding cyclase family protein, with protein sequence MSPLKPEIGSTTTLVPANPSAPLAAATMIDLTHSFDENTIFWPTEEGFQLEQGPAGFTQTGYFYAANRFRLAEHGGTHIDAPIHFFAGGKTVDEIPLHRLIGDAVIIDVTEACKNDRDYQIGINDFRKWETTHERQLVDVIVLLRTGFGRHWPDREKYLGTAIRGEEAVRQLHFPGLSPDAAKWLVENRMIKAIGIDTASIDHGQSTSFGSHVTLFEKNIPAFENVANLDELPLEGFNIIALPMKIRTGTGGPLRIIALLDSSPATLP